The following are from one region of the Synechococcus sp. CBW1108 genome:
- a CDS encoding mechanosensitive ion channel family protein, whose protein sequence is MPIPDFSLLLASTIVPFVLKLVWAVALWIAGGWLIQMAMRIMRKSLRQRALDATVVAYLINILGAVLRVILVVAILGFFGIQTASFAALLAGAGVALGAAWSGMLGNFAAGVFLQVFRPFSVGDFITAAGITGTVEEIGMFVTSLLAPDNVRNIVPNGKLFGDTIQNYSVHGYRRVELVAQSI, encoded by the coding sequence ATGCCGATCCCAGATTTCTCCTTGCTTCTGGCGAGCACGATTGTGCCCTTTGTGCTCAAGCTGGTATGGGCCGTTGCCCTCTGGATTGCCGGTGGCTGGCTGATTCAGATGGCAATGCGCATTATGCGCAAAAGTTTGCGCCAAAGAGCCCTTGATGCCACTGTCGTCGCCTATCTGATCAACATCCTCGGAGCCGTGCTACGAGTGATCCTAGTGGTGGCCATTCTGGGCTTCTTCGGCATCCAGACAGCCAGCTTCGCGGCCCTGCTCGCCGGCGCCGGTGTGGCGCTTGGGGCGGCCTGGAGCGGCATGCTCGGCAATTTCGCCGCCGGGGTTTTCCTGCAGGTTTTCCGGCCCTTCAGTGTGGGCGACTTCATCACCGCTGCCGGCATTACAGGCACGGTGGAGGAAATCGGCATGTTCGTCACCTCGCTGCTGGCACCCGACAACGTGCGCAACATCGTGCCCAACGGCAAATTGTTCGGCGACACCATTCAGAACTATTCGGTCCACGGCTACCGCCGAGTTGAACTGGTTGCCCAATCAATTTGA